In Chryseobacterium sp. C-71, the genomic window CAGGAAAATAAATGTAAATACAAATTCAGCTACAAAAGCCGCCGTAGTATTGTAAGCGTCAAGATATCCCGTTCCCCAGCCGTTCGAGCCTAAAGCCCATTCTTTCATTTCTGCTCCTGGATGGTTAGTGAAAATCACGTAAAGAATTCCTGCGCCGATAATTGCACCGATGATCTGGGCAATAATGTATCGTATCGCTTCATCCATTTTCATTCTTCCCGCCGCAACCATTGCTATAGAAATGGCAGGGTTGATGTGACAGCCAGAAATGTGGCCGATTGCATAGGCCATTGCAACAACACTAAGACCGAATGCGAAAGAAATCCCCAGAAGTCCTACGCCTGTAGTGCCGTCTGCGCCTGCAATCACTGCGCTTCCGCAGCCCATGAGAACAAGTACCATTGTGCCAAGCATCTCGGCAACGAATTTTGAAGTTTTTGAAATCATGTTTTTATGTATTTTAAATGTAAAGCGAATGTACAAAAATTAATTATTCAAAATTAATGGAGATAAAATAAATATTATATTGTCATTTTTTAATATTGTTTATATTTAATTCATTTAATTAACTTTAATTGTGATTGTTTATGTATTCATAAAATATTATGTCTTTTCATTAAATTAATATCTTTGGCAACAACAAAATCTGTAATTTTTGCGTTTAAATCTTCAAAAGAGTCTGTATGAGGAAATTTCTGTATATCATTCCATTGGCATTTCATCAGCTTGCGTATAGTCAGGCATCAAAAAAAGCGGTTCCGTGCTATGATTTTACTGAGGTTTTAAAAGTGGAGCCAACACCTCTGTACAAACCGCATTTAGATGCTTCCAGAAGTTTTAATGTCAATATTCTCAAAAACACCTCGCAAGTTCAGAAGTATATCAATAAAGGGAAATTTCATACGGTCAAAAAATCAGGAAAAGGGTATAAGGTTCAAAAATTAGATTACAGCAGAGCGTATTTAGTTTCAAAAGCAAAAACTACTTTAGAAAAAAT contains:
- the aqpZ gene encoding aquaporin Z translates to MISKTSKFVAEMLGTMVLVLMGCGSAVIAGADGTTGVGLLGISFAFGLSVVAMAYAIGHISGCHINPAISIAMVAAGRMKMDEAIRYIIAQIIGAIIGAGILYVIFTNHPGAEMKEWALGSNGWGTGYLDAYNTTAAFVAEFVFTFIFLMVILGSTSTKNINGGFAGLAIGFSLVLIHIVGIKITGVSVNPARSIGPAIFAQGAALSQLWLFVVAPVLGGIAAAFTYNLLMERPEQAK
- a CDS encoding DUF5715 family protein translates to MRKFLYIIPLAFHQLAYSQASKKAVPCYDFTEVLKVEPTPLYKPHLDASRSFNVNILKNTSQVQKYINKGKFHTVKKSGKGYKVQKLDYSRAYLVSKAKTTLEKIGSRFSKETKGHTFTVSSITRTLEDQCRLRKVNANASLGISSHNYGNSFDISYVRFNNKLKTNPKLEVALEKVLKYYASAGRIYYIKERQQSCFHITVRNY